The genomic stretch ACCGACCCGCGGGCGGTGAGGCGTGGACCGACCTCGCCCTCCGCGTCCGCGCCTTTCTCGACCACCTCGACACCGCCGCTGCGCCCGGACCGGCCGTCGTCTTCTGCCACGACGCCGTCGTCCTCGTGCTCCGCTATGTCTGCGAGGGCCTCTCCGAGCACGAACTGCTCGACATCGGCGCCGCCACCCCGGTGGCGAACGGATCCGTCACCCGCCTCGTCCGCAAGGGCGAGGGATGGCGGCTCGCCCTCTTTAACCGCACCGACCACCTCGAGCGCTCCGGCGCCCCCGTCACCCGGCACGACGACCGCGCGGCCGGACAAGGAGACCACTATGAGTGACCTCGTCTCCCGCGCCCTGCTCGAGCAGCGCTGGCCCCTCCCCGAGCCCAGCGGATCGAAGCACTCCCGAGGCGACGTGGTCGTGGTCGGCGGTGCCCGCAAGACGCCCGGAGCCGCGATCCTCGCGGGTATCGCCGCGCTGCGGACCGGCGCGGGGCGGATCACGCTCTGCGTCGCCGAGTCGGTCGCCTCGGCGACCGCGGTCGCGCTGCCCGAGTGTGCGGAGTGGTCCCGCTCCCGGAGACGCGCAGCGGTTCCGTCGCCGGGCGCGGCCTCGACGTCCTGGCCGGCGAACTCGCCTCGGCGGACGTCGCCCTGATCGGTCCCGGCCTCGACGATCCGCGTGCGACCGCCGCGACCCTGCGCGCCCTCGCGCCACTGCTCGACGACGTCCCGGCCGTCCATCTCGATGCGTTCCCGCTGGGCGTCCTGCCCGGCCAGCGCCGTACGGCACGGCGGCTCGCCGGCCGGCTGCTGCTCACCCCGAACACGGAGGAAGCGTCGCGCTTGCTCGGCACCGAGGTCGAGGACGTGGAGCGCGCGGCCGTCGCCATCGCCGAGCGTTACGGCGCGGTGGTGAGCCTGTTCAACACGATCACCTCGCCGGACGGCGACGCGGTGCGCATTGAGGGCGAGCACCCCGGTTTGGCAACCGCGGGCAGCGGCGACGTACTCGCTGGAGCGACGGCGGGCCTGCGAGGGCGCGGCGTCGCTCCGATGGGTGCGGCGGCCTGGGGATCGTTCCTGCACACGGAGGCGGACACCAGGCTCTCCGCGCGAATCGGGCCCGCCGGCTACCTCGCGAGCGAGATCCCGGGCGAGTTCCCGAGAGTCCTGGCGGGCTGACGCACGCCCGTCAGTGCGCGACGTCCGCCACGGAGAACGCCACACCCGGAGTGATCAGGATCGAGGTCTCCCGGGGCTCACCCTCGCCCTGGTTCACCGTGATCCAGCGTGAGGCCGAGCCGTCCAGAGCGCGCTCGATACTTTCGCGGACCTCCGCCGCCGTCGTCTCGCTCAGGCTGAACGGCGCTCCTCCGTCCATGATCTCGACCCGCTTCACAGCAGGCCCTCCTCGCTCGACCGGAGGTTGCCCTGCGGTTCCTCGCTGATGCGCAGACCATGCGCGGTGTGCGAGTCGGCTAGGAGCTGGCGGATCCAGTCCGGGTTGATGTTCGGCGCCCGGCCGCCGTGGTACTTAAAGCGCAGCGGGATCGCCTGATGCAGCCAAATCGAGGTCCGGCCATCGCCGACTGCCTGGGAGTCCTTCCAGGTAAAGTAGAACGACTCATTGCGCGCAAGCTTCGAGCCGATCACGATCTGCAGGTGCGCCAGCAGCCGGTCGTCGAAGTCGGCCTCGAGGGTCGAATCGTAGATCAGTCGCCCCATCTGGCGGTACTCCGTTCGGAAAGTCGCCCGTCCGCGGAGGATCGAGCGGAGTCGTGAGTCTTGATCTTACCGGCGCCTCGCGGGTGAAGCGCTCGACAAGCTCCGCATCGAGCAGCTCCTCGGATCCATCGTCTTCGGACTCCGAGAACAGCTGACTCGCCGGGCCGATCAGCAGCGCGGCCCGGCCGGGGCGCCCGGATTCCTGACGGATCGGGATGTCAACCGTGACCGATCCCTTGCTCAACGCCAGCGCCTCCGCGTATCGCAGAAGCGACCGCGCTATCGCGGTGCCCGTCAGCACGGAGCTCCCGGCGTAGTGGATGCGTTCCATGCCCCCTTTCTACTCCTGCGGGCCCTCGCCGGTCAGCGGTTGCGCCGGCGCGGGAGTGAGCGCTAGCGCCGCGTCGATCCGGCGCTCAAGGGCATCGCGCACGGCGGGCCATTCCGCAGCGAGGATCGAGTGCACGGCGGTGTCACGCCAGGATCCGTCGGCCCGCCGCTGGTCGTGACGGAGCACTCCCTCGAACACGGCCCCGAGGCGGAGGATCGCCGCACGCGAGCGGGCGTTCGCCGCATCGGCCTGTAACTTCACCCGCTCGTAGCCACTGTCGAACGCGAGCCCGAGCACGAGCCGCTTCGCCTCGGGGTTCACGGCGGTGCTCCACACCTCGGGCGCGTAAGCGGTCCAGCCGAGGTGGGCGGCCTCGCGTCTCTCGTCGAAATCGGCGAGCGAGGTCGTGCCGACCACCCGGCCCTCCTGCAGCACCGCGAACGTCAGACCTGTGCCCCACGGGTAGTAGCGGCCGGCGAACCCGCGGAACTCCTCCGGTGTGCCCGGGAGACCGGCAGGCCCTCCTCCGTAGCCGCCCGCGAACACCTCGGGGCGGGCGATCGCCCGGCGCAACGGATCCAGGTGCGCCGCGGTCATCGGCTCGAGCGTGATCGAGCGGCCAACGAGCGCGACGGGACCGGGGCGGCGGGGACTGGGCATGCGATCAATGTGGGGCACCGAGCCAGCATGGCTGCAGGAGCACCGCCGCGCTGTTCGCGCCCGCCGCCGCCCTGGTCGGCCTGCTCGCGCGGGTGCTCGCGCTCAGCGGGCGGGACCCATCACCACGGGATTGCTCATGGTGTGACGCGCGGTCGGCGCTGTCCGCTCAGATGACGGCGAGCGCCGCGACGGGCGACACCCGCGTGGCCGCGCGCGCCGGCAGCACGGACGAGATCGCCGTGATCACGACGGACACCGCGAGGACCGAGGCGAGCATCGCGACCGGAATGGTCGGCGGGATGATCCCCCCGTGTGGCACCGAGGCGAAGATGGACACCGCCCCGCACCAGCCGTAGACCGAGCCGAGCACCAACCCGAACAACGCCGCAGCGATAATCATCTGCGCCGCCTCCAGCACGACCATCGCTCGGACCTGCGATCCGGTGAAGCCCAGGGCGCGGAGCAGGCCCAGCTCGCGGCGGCGCTGCAACACGCTCAGCGAGAGTGTACTGATCATGCCGACAGCGGCGAGGACCACCGAGAAGCCGAGCAGGACGCTCATCACGGCGGTGCTCACCGAGACGAACTGCTCGAACTGCTCGTAGCCCTCCGGGTTCAGCTCTCCGCTGCGCCGCATGATTGATCCGAACGTCGCCGCCGCGACCGCGAACATCGTGACCAGACTCACTCCGATCACCAGGCCGATGACAGCACGGGCGCTCCGGGCCGGATTGCGGATCGCATTCGCGGAGGCGAGACGCGCCACCGGTCCGCGGCCCAGAACCCGACCCGTCAGCGCAGTGAGCGGAGGGAGGAAGACGGAGGATCCGAGGACGATCCCGGAGAACGAGAGCACCCCGCCGAGCAGGGCGGGCAGGACGCCGAGCGGCGTGATCGTCCCGAGGAGCACACCCCCGCCGAGCAGGAGTCCGCCGAGCACGACGAGCACGACCGAGGTGACCGTGCGGCCACTGCGCCGGCGCAGCTCCTCGTAGCTGGGTTCCGTCGAGGAGCCCAGCGCCTGCGCGGGCGCGACGGCGAGCACCCGTCGCGAGCCCGCCCAGGAGGCGATCACGGTGGAGGCAATGACGGCGAGCAACGGCAGCACAACGAAGGGACTGAGCAGCGGATAGTCGAACCGGGTGAACGCGCCGCTGCTGAACGCGACCTCGGCACCCGCAGCCACCAGCCCCGCCCCGATGATCAGGCCGATCACCGCGCCGAGCACTCCCTGTCGCAACCCGTCGCGGACGACGCCGCCGCGCAGGGAGCGGCCGGAGGCACCCAGCAGACGCAGCAGCGCGATCTCGCGGGTGCGGCCGGCGATGACGGTCGAGACGGCGTTTGCGGTGACGATCCCGCCGACGTAGACGGCGATCGTGAAGAACACCGCTCCGACCATCCCGAGCATCAGCGCGACGTTGGCGACGTCCTCCAGGCGCTGCGCATGCAGCGAGGCCATCATGCCTGCGACGACCTGTACGAGCGTCGTCCCGAACGCCGCCGAGAGCGCAGCGACCGTGATGATCGCGCCGGCGCCCTGACGGGAACCCGTGCGCACCCGTCTCACGATGTTCCTTCCATCGCCAGCATCGCGCGCGAGATCTCCTCGGCGCTCATCCCGCGACGGTCGTCGACAACTGCCCCGTCGCGGAGGAACACGATGCGGTCGGCGTAGGCGGCGGCGATCGGATCGTGGGTCACCATCGCGATCGACTGGCCATACTCGCGCGTGGACGCGCGCAGCAGGGTCAGGACTTCGCGGCCCGTGCGCGAGTCGAGGTTGCCGGTGGGCTCGTCGGCGAAGATCAGCTGCGGCCGGGTGGCCAGCGCCCGTGCAATCGCGACCCGCTGCTGCTGGCCGCCCGAGAGCTCGTGCGGTCGGTGCCGGAGGCGCTCGCGGAGCCCGAGGGACTCGATCAGCCGGTTCATCCACTCCTCCTCGGCGCCCGTGACGGCGCGGCCGTCGAGCTCGAACGGGAGGCGGATGTTGCCGCTGACGTCGAGGGTGGGCACGAGGTTGAACGCCTGGAAGACAAAGCCGACGCTGCGGCGGCGCAGGACGGTGAGCTCGGCGTCGCTCATGGAGGTGATCTCCTCGTCGCCGAGGAACACGCGGCCAGAGGAGGCCGTGTCGAGTCCGGCGAGGACATGCATGAGCGTCGACTTGCCGGATCCGCTCGGACCCATTACCGCGGTGAACTCGCCGCGCTGGATGGAGAGGGTGACGTCTTCGAGGGCGACGACGGGCGGGGTGCTGCCGTAGAGCTTGCGCACGCCCTCGACGCGCGCCACGACGGAGGAGGTTTGGTTTTGCATGTCCTCGACGCTACGGAACCGCTCGTGTCGCCGGCATCGTCCGCCGGGGCCCGCGCCGTCATCCCTGCGACGGACCCTGAGTGGTCCGCTGGGGCTCCCGGATCAGCGGACTCGGAGCCCCGAGCGGCGCAGAGAGAGGGCCGCGAGCGCGGCGGTGGCGGCGGGATCTCCGCGACGCCAGCCGGTCACTGCCTCCGGGTGCGCGGCGAGGATCTCGCGTGGCGACGCCTGGGTGAGCGCGCGCAGGGCCAGCAGTTCGGAGCCGGCCGCGGTCGAGCCGAGCGCCCGCAGCTGCGCGGTGCGGCGGACGAAGCGTAGTCGCGGCCGGAGCCAGAGCAGGGCGAGGAGCAGGACAGGGAGGCCGCCGACGGCGAGCCCCGCGACCACGGCCAGCGTGCCCGCGAGCTGCTGCTGGTCGCGACCGGCGGCCGCGAGC from Rathayibacter rathayi encodes the following:
- a CDS encoding GNAT family N-acetyltransferase, with translation MPSPRRPGPVALVGRSITLEPMTAAHLDPLRRAIARPEVFAGGYGGGPAGLPGTPEEFRGFAGRYYPWGTGLTFAVLQEGRVVGTTSLADFDERREAAHLGWTAYAPEVWSTAVNPEAKRLVLGLAFDSGYERVKLQADAANARSRAAILRLGAVFEGVLRHDQRRADGSWRDTAVHSILAAEWPAVRDALERRIDAALALTPAPAQPLTGEGPQE
- a CDS encoding ABC transporter permease, with product MRRVRTGSRQGAGAIITVAALSAAFGTTLVQVVAGMMASLHAQRLEDVANVALMLGMVGAVFFTIAVYVGGIVTANAVSTVIAGRTREIALLRLLGASGRSLRGGVVRDGLRQGVLGAVIGLIIGAGLVAAGAEVAFSSGAFTRFDYPLLSPFVVLPLLAVIASTVIASWAGSRRVLAVAPAQALGSSTEPSYEELRRRSGRTVTSVVLVVLGGLLLGGGVLLGTITPLGVLPALLGGVLSFSGIVLGSSVFLPPLTALTGRVLGRGPVARLASANAIRNPARSARAVIGLVIGVSLVTMFAVAAATFGSIMRRSGELNPEGYEQFEQFVSVSTAVMSVLLGFSVVLAAVGMISTLSLSVLQRRRELGLLRALGFTGSQVRAMVVLEAAQMIIAAALFGLVLGSVYGWCGAVSIFASVPHGGIIPPTIPVAMLASVLAVSVVITAISSVLPARAATRVSPVAALAVI
- a CDS encoding ADP-dependent NAD(P)H-hydrate dehydratase, whose product is MVPLPETRSGSVAGRGLDVLAGELASADVALIGPGLDDPRATAATLRALAPLLDDVPAVHLDAFPLGVLPGQRRTARRLAGRLLLTPNTEEASRLLGTEVEDVERAAVAIAERYGAVVSLFNTITSPDGDAVRIEGEHPGLATAGSGDVLAGATAGLRGRGVAPMGAAAWGSFLHTEADTRLSARIGPAGYLASEIPGEFPRVLAG
- a CDS encoding ABC transporter ATP-binding protein, whose protein sequence is MQNQTSSVVARVEGVRKLYGSTPPVVALEDVTLSIQRGEFTAVMGPSGSGKSTLMHVLAGLDTASSGRVFLGDEEITSMSDAELTVLRRRSVGFVFQAFNLVPTLDVSGNIRLPFELDGRAVTGAEEEWMNRLIESLGLRERLRHRPHELSGGQQQRVAIARALATRPQLIFADEPTGNLDSRTGREVLTLLRASTREYGQSIAMVTHDPIAAAYADRIVFLRDGAVVDDRRGMSAEEISRAMLAMEGTS
- a CDS encoding ATP-dependent DNA ligase, with amino-acid sequence MGRLIYDSTLEADFDDRLLAHLQIVIGSKLARNESFYFTWKDSQAVGDGRTSIWLHQAIPLRFKYHGGRAPNINPDWIRQLLADSHTAHGLRISEEPQGNLRSSEEGLL
- a CDS encoding NAD(P)H-hydrate dehydratase, translated to MSDLVSRALLEQRWPLPEPSGSKHSRGDVVVVGGARKTPGAAILAGIAALRTGAGRITLCVAESVASATAVALPECAEWSRSRRRAAVPSPGAASTSWPANSPRRTSP